The Kitasatospora sp. NBC_00374 genome has a segment encoding these proteins:
- a CDS encoding sugar ABC transporter substrate-binding protein gives MNAMMRRAVIGTAAVSMALSMAACGKAGSDKKDSAASGDTKSIGLLLPENASSTRYESFDKPFIEAKVKALCADCNVKYSNAEGSAAKQKQQFDTLIAQGVKVIILDAFDAKSTQSWVKEAADKGVKVIAYDRLATGPVAAYVSFDNEKVGELQGQALVDALGAKAADANIVMINGDDADPNAGKFKSGAHKVLDGKVKKVVYEQSGEWKPTVAGQKVGAAITQLGKDGFQAVYSANDGMAAAIITQLKGAGITVPVGGQDAGLDAIQRLVSGDQAYTIYKAYRPLADSAAELAVDLLQGKDIKSVASASIDSDTDKAIPAKLLEPKVVTKANIQDTVIADGLYKAADICTGDYAAACATAGLK, from the coding sequence ATGAACGCAATGATGCGTCGCGCTGTCATCGGTACCGCCGCGGTTTCGATGGCCCTCTCCATGGCCGCCTGTGGCAAGGCCGGCAGTGACAAGAAGGACAGCGCCGCGTCCGGCGACACCAAGTCGATCGGTCTGCTGCTCCCCGAGAACGCCTCGTCGACCCGGTACGAGTCCTTCGACAAGCCGTTCATCGAGGCCAAGGTCAAGGCGCTCTGCGCCGACTGCAACGTCAAGTACAGCAACGCCGAGGGTTCGGCCGCCAAGCAGAAGCAGCAGTTCGACACCCTGATCGCCCAGGGCGTCAAGGTCATCATCCTGGACGCCTTCGACGCCAAGTCGACCCAGTCCTGGGTCAAGGAGGCGGCCGACAAGGGCGTCAAGGTCATCGCGTACGACCGCCTGGCCACCGGCCCGGTCGCCGCGTACGTCTCGTTCGACAACGAGAAGGTCGGCGAGCTGCAGGGCCAGGCCCTGGTCGACGCCCTGGGCGCCAAGGCCGCCGACGCCAACATCGTCATGATCAACGGTGACGACGCCGACCCGAACGCCGGCAAGTTCAAGTCCGGTGCGCACAAGGTCCTGGACGGCAAGGTCAAGAAGGTCGTCTACGAGCAGTCCGGTGAGTGGAAGCCCACCGTCGCGGGCCAGAAGGTCGGCGCCGCCATCACCCAGCTCGGCAAGGACGGCTTCCAGGCCGTCTACTCCGCCAACGACGGCATGGCCGCCGCGATCATCACCCAGCTCAAGGGCGCGGGCATCACCGTCCCGGTCGGCGGGCAGGACGCGGGCCTCGACGCCATCCAGCGCCTCGTCTCCGGCGACCAGGCCTACACCATCTACAAGGCCTACCGGCCGCTGGCCGACTCGGCCGCCGAGCTCGCCGTCGACCTGCTGCAGGGCAAGGACATCAAGTCCGTCGCCTCCGCCAGCATCGACAGCGACACCGACAAGGCCATCCCGGCCAAGCTGCTGGAGCCGAAGGTCGTCACCAAGGCCAACATCCAGGACACCGTGATCGCCGACGGCCTCTACAAGGCCGCCGACATCTGCACCGGCGACTACGCCGCCGCCTGCGCCACGGCCGGCCTGAAGTAG
- a CDS encoding sugar ABC transporter permease, with protein MSTNQTTTDTPPAAIDPRLLVREAGFAGYVEEFKRKMKSGDLGSVPVVLGLILIAAIFQTVSGDFLNADNLTNITKWIAGPGLIAVGIVFVLLLGEIDLSLGSVAGVSAAIASVLSVRSGINEWLAVLIAMAVGIGMGALHGFFFAKIGVPAFVVTLAGMLAWMGLQNSVLGDKGTVNLLNDGVIAKLDTYFLGDGDVFFTWAFAILGIALFGAGQLIDSRRRSAAGLSARPMSEIALRTGVIAVIGLVAAYMLNQDRGLPLPLVVFFGIVVITDFVLRRTSYGRQIFAVGGGVEAARRAGINVAWVRISVFMISAGMAALGGLFIASQQGSADKLLGGGSVLMNSIAAAVIGGTSLFGGRGKTWSALLGILVIQSIITGLDLVHVNQAIQYMITGAVLLGAVVLDSVSRRTQKSSGRG; from the coding sequence GTGAGCACCAACCAGACCACCACCGACACGCCGCCGGCCGCGATCGACCCCCGGCTGCTGGTCCGCGAGGCGGGCTTCGCGGGCTACGTCGAGGAGTTCAAGCGGAAGATGAAGAGCGGCGACCTGGGCTCCGTCCCGGTCGTGCTCGGCCTGATCCTGATCGCGGCCATCTTCCAGACCGTGTCGGGCGACTTCCTGAACGCGGACAACCTGACCAACATCACCAAGTGGATCGCGGGCCCCGGCCTGATCGCGGTCGGCATCGTCTTCGTGCTGCTGCTCGGTGAGATCGACCTGTCGCTCGGCTCGGTCGCCGGAGTCTCGGCGGCCATCGCCTCCGTGCTCTCGGTGCGCTCGGGCATCAACGAGTGGCTTGCCGTGCTGATCGCGATGGCGGTCGGCATCGGCATGGGCGCCCTGCACGGCTTCTTCTTCGCCAAGATCGGCGTCCCGGCCTTCGTGGTCACCCTGGCCGGCATGCTGGCCTGGATGGGCCTGCAGAACTCCGTGCTCGGCGACAAGGGCACCGTCAACCTGCTGAACGACGGCGTGATCGCCAAGCTGGACACCTACTTCCTGGGCGACGGCGACGTCTTCTTCACCTGGGCCTTCGCGATCCTCGGCATCGCCCTGTTCGGCGCCGGCCAGCTGATCGACAGCCGCCGCCGCTCCGCCGCCGGCCTGTCGGCCCGGCCGATGAGCGAGATCGCCCTGCGCACCGGTGTGATCGCGGTGATCGGCCTGGTCGCGGCGTACATGCTGAACCAGGACCGCGGCCTGCCGCTGCCCCTGGTGGTCTTCTTCGGCATCGTGGTGATCACCGACTTCGTGCTGCGCCGCACCTCCTACGGCCGCCAGATCTTCGCGGTCGGCGGTGGCGTCGAGGCGGCCCGCCGGGCCGGTATCAACGTCGCCTGGGTCCGGATCTCGGTCTTCATGATCTCGGCGGGCATGGCGGCCCTCGGCGGCCTGTTCATCGCGTCCCAGCAGGGCTCGGCGGACAAGCTCCTCGGTGGCGGCAGCGTGCTGATGAACTCGATCGCGGCCGCGGTCATCGGCGGCACCAGCCTCTTCGGCGGCCGGGGCAAGACCTGGTCGGCGCTGCTCGGCATCCTGGTGATCCAGTCGATCATCACCGGCCTGGACCTGGTCCACGTCAACCAGGCCATCCAGTACATGATCACCGGCGCGGTCCTGCTCGGCGCGGTGGTGCTGGACTCGGTCTCCCGGCGGACCCAGAAGTCCTCCGGCCGGGGCTGA
- the pepN gene encoding aminopeptidase N: MPGTNLTREEARTRAQLLHVDAYEIELDLGTARAGGTFRSTTVVRFSATTPGADSFIDLVAPSVSEIVLNGEALDPAGFADSRIALPGLQAQNELRVVADCAYTNTGEGLHRFVDPVDNETYLYTQFEVPDARRVFASFEQPDLKATFRFTVTAPRGWVVVSNSPTPEPAGEGDTQVWSFEPTPRISSYITALVAGPYVGVFDEYADGEQRVPLGVYCRPSLREFLDAEAIFDVTKQGFDYFQEKFDFAYPFAKYDQLFVPEFNAGAMENAGAVTLRDQYVFRSKVTDAAYESRAATILHELAHMWFGDLVTMEWWNDLWLNESFATFAEAVCQAEAPGSKWPNSWTTFANQMKTWAYRQDQLPSTHPIMAEINDLEDVQVNFDGITYAKGASVLKQLVAYVGQDAFFEGVRAYFKQHAWGNTRLSDLLGALEKASGRDLKTWSKAWLETAGINILRPAVEVDGDGTITSFAVLQEAPALPAGAKGEAVLRPHRIAIGVYELQDGALVRTDRIELDVDGERTEVPQLVGRRKPAVLLLNDDDLSYAKVRLDEASLAVVTEHLGAFAEPLPRALCWASAWDMTRDGELAARDYLELAVSGLARESDIGVVQSVQRQAKLALDAYTDPAWREQGLQRWAAAAEQQLRAAAPGSDHQLAWARTLSAAARTDEQLALLAGLLDGSTVLDGLAVDTELRWTLLGRLVATGRADDRAVEAELARDNTAAGLEHAASCRASRPTVEAKAEAWASVVESDELTNYVQEAVISGFQQSDQRELLAPYAARYFAAVKGIYETRSHEISQQIIVGLYPAFLVEQATLDATDAWLASAEPVPALRRQVVEARAGIERALKAQAADRAAGARALGH, from the coding sequence GTGCCTGGCACCAACTTGACCCGTGAGGAGGCCCGCACCCGGGCCCAGCTCCTGCACGTGGACGCGTACGAGATCGAGCTCGACCTGGGCACCGCCCGGGCGGGAGGCACGTTCAGGTCCACCACCGTGGTCCGGTTCTCCGCCACGACTCCGGGCGCCGACAGCTTCATCGACCTGGTTGCGCCGAGCGTGTCCGAGATCGTGCTGAACGGTGAGGCCCTCGACCCGGCCGGCTTCGCCGACAGCCGGATCGCGCTGCCCGGCCTGCAGGCCCAGAACGAACTGCGGGTGGTCGCCGACTGCGCCTACACCAACACCGGCGAAGGCCTGCACCGCTTCGTCGACCCGGTCGACAACGAGACCTACCTCTACACCCAGTTCGAGGTGCCGGACGCCCGCCGCGTCTTCGCCAGCTTCGAGCAGCCCGACCTGAAGGCCACCTTCCGGTTCACCGTCACCGCCCCGCGCGGCTGGGTCGTGGTCTCCAACTCCCCCACCCCCGAGCCGGCCGGCGAGGGCGACACCCAGGTCTGGTCCTTCGAGCCGACCCCGCGGATCTCCAGCTACATCACCGCGCTGGTGGCCGGCCCGTACGTGGGCGTCTTCGACGAGTACGCCGACGGCGAGCAGCGGGTGCCGCTGGGCGTGTACTGCCGTCCGTCGCTGCGCGAGTTCCTGGACGCCGAGGCGATCTTCGACGTCACCAAGCAGGGCTTCGACTACTTCCAGGAGAAGTTCGACTTCGCCTACCCGTTCGCCAAGTACGACCAGCTCTTCGTTCCGGAGTTCAACGCCGGCGCGATGGAGAACGCGGGTGCCGTCACCCTGCGCGACCAGTACGTCTTCCGCTCCAAGGTGACCGACGCCGCCTACGAGAGCCGGGCCGCCACCATCCTGCACGAGCTGGCCCACATGTGGTTCGGCGACCTGGTCACCATGGAGTGGTGGAACGACCTCTGGCTGAACGAGTCGTTCGCGACCTTCGCCGAGGCGGTCTGCCAGGCCGAGGCCCCCGGCTCCAAGTGGCCGAACTCGTGGACCACCTTCGCCAACCAGATGAAGACCTGGGCGTACCGGCAGGACCAGCTGCCGTCCACCCACCCGATCATGGCGGAGATCAACGACCTGGAGGACGTCCAGGTCAACTTCGACGGCATCACCTACGCCAAGGGCGCCTCGGTGCTCAAGCAGCTGGTGGCCTACGTCGGCCAGGACGCCTTCTTCGAGGGGGTCCGCGCCTACTTCAAGCAGCACGCCTGGGGCAACACCCGGCTCAGCGACCTGCTCGGCGCCCTTGAGAAGGCCAGCGGCCGGGACCTCAAGACCTGGTCCAAGGCCTGGCTGGAGACGGCCGGCATCAACATCCTGCGCCCGGCCGTCGAGGTCGACGGGGACGGCACCATCACCTCCTTCGCCGTGCTCCAGGAGGCCCCGGCCCTGCCCGCCGGCGCCAAGGGCGAGGCCGTGCTGCGCCCGCACCGGATCGCCATCGGCGTCTACGAGCTCCAGGACGGCGCGCTGGTGCGCACCGACCGGATCGAGCTGGACGTCGACGGCGAGCGCACCGAGGTGCCCCAGCTGGTCGGCCGCCGCAAGCCCGCCGTCCTGCTGCTCAACGACGACGACCTCTCGTACGCCAAGGTCCGCCTCGACGAGGCCTCGCTGGCCGTCGTCACCGAGCACCTCGGCGCCTTCGCGGAGCCCCTGCCGCGCGCGCTGTGCTGGGCCTCCGCGTGGGACATGACCCGCGACGGCGAGCTCGCCGCCCGCGACTACCTGGAGCTGGCCGTCTCCGGCCTCGCCCGGGAGTCCGACATCGGCGTGGTCCAGTCGGTGCAGCGCCAGGCCAAGCTGGCCCTGGACGCGTACACCGACCCGGCCTGGCGCGAGCAGGGCCTGCAGCGCTGGGCCGCCGCCGCGGAGCAGCAGCTGCGCGCGGCCGCCCCCGGCAGCGACCACCAGCTCGCCTGGGCCCGCACGCTCTCCGCCGCCGCCCGCACCGACGAGCAGCTCGCCCTGCTGGCCGGCCTGCTGGACGGCTCCACGGTGCTGGACGGTCTGGCCGTCGACACCGAGCTGCGCTGGACCCTGCTCGGCCGCCTGGTCGCCACCGGTCGCGCCGACGACAGGGCCGTCGAGGCGGAGCTCGCCCGCGACAACACCGCGGCCGGCCTGGAGCACGCGGCCAGCTGCCGTGCCTCCCGCCCGACCGTCGAGGCCAAGGCCGAGGCCTGGGCGTCGGTGGTGGAGTCGGACGAGCTCACCAACTACGTCCAGGAGGCCGTCATCAGCGGCTTCCAGCAGTCCGACCAGCGGGAGCTGCTCGCCCCCTACGCCGCCAGGTACTTCGCCGCGGTCAAGGGGATCTACGAGACCCGCAGCCACGAGATCTCGCAGCAGATCATCGTCGGCCTGTACCCGGCCTTCCTGGTCGAGCAGGCCACCCTGGACGCCACCGACGCCTGGCTGGCCTCGGCCGAGCCGGTCCCGGCCCTGCGCCGGCAGGTCGTGGAGGCCCGGGCGGGCATCGAGCGCGCGCTGAAGGCCCAGGCGGCCGACCGCGCGGCCGGGGCCCGGGCGCTGGGTCACTGA
- a CDS encoding ROK family protein, giving the protein MDTPGSQSSLHRANLERVLRAVRMAGSLTQAEIARGTGLSAATVSNIVRELKESGTVVVADTSSGGRRARSVSLSGDAGIVVGVDFGHTHLRVAVGNLAHRVLAEESEPIDVDVSAQQGFDRAEALVERLLAQAGFRPDKVIGVGLGVPGPIDLETGALGSTAILPGWTGIAPGKELAQRLGMEVHVDNDANLGALGELVWGAGRGLSDLAYIKVASGVGSGLVINGQIYRGPGGTAGEIGHITLDEAGPVCRCGNRGCLETFVGSRYLLNLLNANHPGELTLTKVVQLAQQGDLGCRRVIADAGRQIGMGVATLCNLLNPRRIILGGDLAEAGELVLSPIRDSVARYAIPSAARQLSVVPGTLGGRAEVLGALALVMSEMGESGAIRQTGAASGSQG; this is encoded by the coding sequence ATGGACACACCGGGATCGCAGTCCTCGTTGCACCGGGCCAACCTCGAACGGGTGCTGCGTGCGGTGCGGATGGCCGGCTCGCTCACCCAGGCCGAGATCGCCCGTGGCACGGGCCTGTCGGCCGCCACGGTGTCCAACATCGTCCGGGAGCTCAAGGAGAGCGGCACCGTCGTGGTCGCCGACACCTCCTCGGGCGGCCGCCGGGCCCGCAGCGTCTCGCTCAGCGGGGACGCCGGGATCGTGGTCGGCGTCGACTTCGGCCACACCCACCTGAGAGTCGCGGTGGGCAACCTGGCCCACCGGGTGCTGGCCGAGGAGAGCGAGCCGATCGACGTCGACGTCTCCGCGCAGCAGGGTTTCGACCGGGCCGAGGCCCTGGTGGAGCGGCTGCTGGCGCAGGCGGGCTTCCGTCCGGACAAGGTGATCGGCGTCGGCCTGGGCGTGCCGGGGCCGATCGACCTGGAGACCGGCGCGCTCGGCTCCACCGCGATCCTGCCCGGCTGGACGGGCATCGCCCCGGGCAAGGAGCTCGCCCAGCGCCTGGGCATGGAGGTGCACGTCGACAACGACGCCAACCTGGGCGCGCTGGGCGAGCTGGTCTGGGGGGCCGGGCGCGGGCTGAGCGACCTGGCGTACATCAAGGTGGCCAGCGGTGTCGGCTCCGGGCTGGTGATAAACGGTCAGATCTACCGCGGCCCCGGCGGCACGGCGGGCGAGATCGGGCACATCACGCTGGACGAGGCCGGGCCGGTCTGCCGCTGCGGCAACCGGGGCTGCCTGGAGACCTTCGTCGGCTCCCGCTACCTGCTCAACCTCTTGAACGCCAACCACCCCGGGGAGCTGACCCTGACCAAGGTGGTCCAGCTGGCCCAGCAGGGCGACCTCGGCTGCCGCCGGGTGATCGCGGACGCGGGCCGGCAGATCGGGATGGGCGTCGCCACCCTGTGCAACCTGCTCAACCCGCGTCGGATCATCCTCGGTGGCGACCTCGCCGAGGCCGGTGAGCTGGTGCTTTCCCCGATCCGGGACTCGGTGGCCCGGTATGCGATCCCCAGCGCGGCCCGTCAGCTCTCGGTCGTTCCGGGCACGCTCGGTGGCCGTGCGGAGGTGCTCGGCGCGCTCGCACTGGTGATGAGCGAGATGGGCGAATCGGGCGCAATCCGGCAGACCGGGGCGGCTTCGGGGAGCCAGGGCTGA
- the dxs gene encoding 1-deoxy-D-xylulose-5-phosphate synthase, whose product MALLTRIRGPRDLDRLTPAQLAALAEEIRGFLVEEVSKTGGHLGPNLGVVELTIALHRVFDSPRDRILFDTGHQSYVHKLLTGRQDFSGLRTKGGLSGYPSRAESEHDVIENSHASTVLGYADGLAKANQLQGHKDRPVVAVIGDGALTGGMAWEALNNIADAKDRPLVIVVNDNERSYSPTIGGLANHLATLRTTQGYERFLSWGKDALQRTPVVGQQLFETLHGAKKGLKDFIAPQGMFEDLGLKYIGPIDGHDLTALESALTKARGFGGPVIVHCLTEKGRGYHAAENNDEDRFHAVGVIHPETGLPIKSAGKDWTSVFGEEMVALGRERKDIVAITAAMLHPVGLAPFAKAYPQRIFDVGIAEQHAAVSAAGLATNGLHPVVAVYATFLNRAFDQVLMDVALHRLGVTFVLDRAGVTGTDGASHNGMWDMSILQVVPGLRLAAPRDADQLRAQLREAVEVADAPTVVRYSKGTVGPAVPSLGRIGGMDVLLENGERDGDRRADVLIVSVGAMAPLCLETAELLAAQGITSTVVDPRWVKPVDPALPGLAAEHRVVVTVEDNGRAGGVGSAVAQALRDADVDLPLRDFGIPQEFLDHATRDQIMAEIGLTAPDIARQVTALVSRLGAQTVQA is encoded by the coding sequence GTGGCCCTGCTGACCCGCATTAGGGGACCGCGCGATCTCGACCGGCTCACCCCGGCGCAGCTGGCCGCACTGGCCGAGGAGATCCGCGGCTTCCTGGTCGAGGAGGTCTCCAAGACCGGTGGCCACCTCGGGCCGAACCTCGGCGTGGTCGAGCTGACCATCGCGCTGCACCGGGTCTTCGACTCGCCGCGCGACCGCATCCTCTTCGACACCGGCCACCAGAGCTACGTGCACAAGCTGCTCACCGGCCGCCAGGACTTCTCCGGTCTGCGCACCAAGGGCGGCCTGTCCGGCTACCCGTCCCGCGCCGAGTCCGAGCACGACGTGATCGAGAACTCGCACGCCTCCACCGTGCTCGGCTACGCCGACGGCCTGGCCAAGGCCAACCAGCTCCAGGGCCACAAGGACCGGCCCGTGGTCGCCGTGATCGGCGACGGCGCGCTCACCGGCGGCATGGCCTGGGAGGCGCTCAACAACATCGCCGACGCCAAGGACCGCCCGCTGGTCATCGTCGTCAACGACAACGAGCGCTCGTACTCCCCGACCATCGGCGGCCTCGCCAACCACCTCGCCACCCTGCGCACCACCCAGGGCTACGAGCGGTTCCTGTCCTGGGGCAAGGACGCGCTGCAGCGCACCCCGGTGGTCGGCCAGCAGCTGTTCGAGACGCTGCACGGCGCCAAGAAGGGCCTCAAGGACTTCATCGCCCCGCAGGGCATGTTCGAGGACCTCGGCCTCAAGTACATCGGCCCGATCGACGGCCACGACCTCACCGCCCTGGAGTCCGCGCTCACCAAGGCGCGCGGCTTCGGCGGCCCGGTGATCGTGCACTGCCTGACCGAGAAGGGCCGCGGCTACCACGCCGCCGAGAACAACGACGAGGACCGCTTCCACGCGGTCGGCGTCATCCACCCGGAGACCGGCCTGCCGATCAAGTCCGCCGGCAAGGACTGGACCTCGGTCTTCGGCGAGGAGATGGTCGCCCTCGGCCGCGAGCGCAAGGACATCGTCGCCATCACCGCGGCGATGCTGCACCCGGTGGGCCTCGCCCCGTTCGCCAAGGCCTACCCCCAGCGGATCTTCGACGTCGGCATCGCCGAGCAGCACGCCGCGGTCTCCGCGGCCGGCCTCGCGACCAACGGCCTGCACCCGGTCGTCGCGGTCTACGCGACCTTCCTCAACCGGGCCTTCGACCAGGTCCTGATGGACGTCGCCCTGCACCGGCTGGGCGTCACCTTCGTGCTCGACCGCGCGGGCGTCACCGGCACCGACGGCGCCTCGCACAACGGCATGTGGGACATGTCGATCCTGCAGGTCGTCCCCGGCCTGCGGCTGGCCGCCCCGCGCGACGCCGACCAGCTGCGCGCCCAGCTGCGCGAGGCCGTCGAGGTGGCCGACGCGCCCACCGTGGTCCGCTACTCCAAGGGCACGGTCGGCCCCGCCGTGCCGTCGCTGGGCCGGATCGGCGGAATGGACGTGCTGCTGGAGAACGGCGAGCGCGACGGCGACCGCCGGGCCGACGTGCTGATCGTCTCGGTCGGCGCGATGGCCCCGCTCTGCCTGGAGACCGCCGAGCTGCTGGCCGCCCAGGGCATCACCTCCACCGTGGTCGACCCGCGCTGGGTCAAGCCGGTCGACCCGGCCCTGCCCGGCCTGGCGGCCGAGCACCGGGTGGTCGTCACGGTCGAGGACAACGGCCGCGCCGGCGGTGTCGGCTCGGCGGTCGCCCAGGCCCTGCGCGACGCCGACGTGGACCTGCCGCTGCGCGACTTCGGGATCCCGCAGGAGTTCCTCGACCACGCGACCCGCGACCAGATCATGGCCGAGATCGGTCTGACCGCCCCGGACATCGCCCGGCAGGTCACCGCCCTGGTCTCCCGGCTCGGCGCGCAGACCGTCCAGGCCTGA
- a CDS encoding ATP-binding cassette domain-containing protein yields MVHVTGAPVLALRGVSKRFGAVQALTDVHLEVHAGEVVALVGDNGAGKSTLVKTIAGVHPIDEGAIEWEGAQVGINRPHDAQALGVATVYQDLALCDNLDVVGNLFLGRELKKFGTLDEVGMEKRAKELLDTLSIRIPSVRIPIAALSGGQRQVVAIARALVGDPKIVILDEPTAALGVEQTAQVLDLVERLRDRGLGVILISHNMADVKAVADTVAVLRLGRNNGVFEVATTSHEEIISAITGATENAVTRRQARLAEDAK; encoded by the coding sequence ATGGTTCACGTGACAGGCGCACCCGTACTGGCGTTGCGCGGGGTCTCCAAGCGCTTCGGCGCCGTCCAGGCGCTGACCGACGTCCACCTGGAGGTGCACGCCGGTGAGGTGGTCGCCCTGGTGGGCGACAACGGCGCGGGCAAGTCGACGCTGGTGAAGACCATCGCCGGCGTCCACCCGATCGACGAGGGTGCCATCGAGTGGGAGGGCGCCCAGGTCGGCATCAACCGGCCGCACGACGCCCAGGCGCTCGGCGTCGCCACCGTCTACCAGGACCTCGCGCTCTGCGACAACCTCGACGTGGTCGGCAACCTCTTCCTCGGCCGTGAGCTGAAGAAGTTCGGCACGCTCGACGAGGTCGGCATGGAGAAGCGGGCCAAGGAGCTGCTCGACACGCTGTCGATCCGCATCCCCAGCGTCCGGATCCCGATCGCCGCGCTCTCCGGCGGCCAGCGCCAGGTGGTCGCGATCGCCCGCGCCCTGGTCGGCGACCCGAAGATCGTCATCCTGGACGAGCCGACCGCCGCACTCGGCGTCGAGCAGACCGCCCAGGTGCTCGACCTGGTCGAGCGGCTGCGCGACCGCGGCCTCGGCGTGATCCTGATCAGCCACAACATGGCCGACGTCAAGGCCGTCGCGGACACCGTCGCGGTGCTCCGCCTGGGCCGCAACAACGGCGTCTTCGAGGTGGCCACCACCTCGCACGAGGAGATCATCTCCGCCATCACCGGCGCCACCGAGAACGCCGTGACCCGGCGTCAGGCACGTCTCGCGGAGGACGCGAAGTGA
- a CDS encoding S8 family peptidase produces MRPSTRHASAAALLLLAPLAAAPAASAVGAPAPHRATPAPLHRSAQAIPGQYIVTLTKGLDAGATAQQAVPGLKPLFTYTSVLNGFAAQLTPAQLEAVRKLPGVEAVEEDGVASGTPVTASAPPVFGRRAAAASWGLDRIDQAYLPLNQQFDVGGTGKGATVYVLDTGIDFKHAEFGGRAVPGFDAMGDGRGGSDCNGHGTHVTGTVGGSTYGVAREAALVSVRVLGCDSRGSWSGIIAGLDWVAKNAKPGSVLNGSLGGPKTQAVNNAATAVSDMGVLPVLAAGNDAVDACGISPAGAERVVTVGATDPYDQETDFSNFGPCLWMYAPGRAIVSARLGGGSVALDGTSMASPHVAGVAALYKARNPAASSEDVALWLSEQSTKDVLKVSKGSPNALLHTGGL; encoded by the coding sequence ATGCGCCCGTCCACGCGCCACGCGTCCGCAGCAGCCCTCCTCCTTCTGGCCCCACTCGCCGCGGCCCCGGCCGCCTCCGCCGTCGGCGCCCCCGCCCCGCACCGGGCCACCCCGGCGCCGCTGCACAGGTCGGCGCAGGCGATTCCCGGCCAGTACATCGTCACGCTGACGAAGGGCCTCGACGCCGGCGCCACCGCCCAGCAGGCCGTCCCGGGGCTCAAGCCGCTCTTCACCTACACGTCCGTCCTGAACGGCTTCGCGGCACAGCTCACCCCGGCCCAGCTGGAGGCGGTGCGCAAGCTGCCGGGCGTCGAGGCGGTGGAGGAGGACGGCGTGGCCTCGGGCACCCCGGTCACCGCGAGCGCACCGCCCGTCTTCGGCCGGCGGGCGGCGGCCGCGAGCTGGGGCCTGGACCGGATCGACCAGGCCTACCTGCCCCTGAACCAGCAGTTCGACGTGGGCGGCACCGGCAAGGGCGCCACCGTCTACGTGCTCGACACCGGCATCGACTTCAAGCACGCCGAGTTCGGCGGCCGCGCGGTGCCCGGCTTCGACGCGATGGGCGACGGCCGGGGCGGAAGCGACTGCAACGGCCACGGCACCCACGTCACCGGCACCGTCGGCGGCTCGACGTACGGCGTGGCGCGCGAGGCGGCGCTGGTCAGCGTCCGGGTACTCGGCTGCGACAGCAGGGGCAGCTGGTCCGGGATCATCGCCGGCCTCGACTGGGTCGCCAAGAACGCGAAGCCCGGCTCCGTGCTCAACGGCTCGCTCGGCGGACCGAAGACCCAGGCCGTGAACAACGCCGCCACCGCGGTCTCGGACATGGGCGTCCTGCCGGTCCTCGCGGCCGGCAACGACGCGGTGGACGCCTGCGGCATCTCGCCCGCCGGCGCCGAGCGGGTGGTCACCGTCGGTGCCACCGACCCCTACGACCAGGAGACCGACTTCAGCAACTTCGGCCCGTGCCTGTGGATGTACGCCCCCGGCAGGGCCATCGTCTCCGCCAGGCTCGGCGGCGGCTCCGTCGCCCTGGACGGAACCTCGATGGCCAGCCCGCACGTGGCCGGGGTGGCCGCCCTCTACAAGGCCAGGAACCCCGCGGCCAGCAGTGAGGACGTCGCCCTCTGGCTGTCCGAGCAGTCCACCAAGGACGTCCTCAAGGTCAGCAAGGGCTCGCCCAACGCGCTGCTCCACACCGGCGGCCTCTGA